The genomic region ATTCTTCAAGGAGATCCTGTGTGCAGAGGGCCTGGCCTGCTCGGGTTCGTATCTGCTTCACAGTGACCCACAGCAGCACTGACGGCATGCCATGTCTAGATATACCATTGGGGGCTATGGACCCCCAGATGCCATCCTGGGGCAAAAGCGGATATGTCAGGAGACCCAAGTCCAGTGTCACTCACCCAGGGACACACAGTAGGTGGTGGACCCAGTCACATCGGTGCATGCTGGCCCCTGCAGGCGCCAAACCCTCTCTCCACCTCttccccgctccccccacccagaCATCCTCAAGTACCCCCTGATCATCTTCATGATGGGCGGCCCGGCTTGTGGCAAAGGGACACAGTGCAAGAACATGGCAACCAAATATGGCCTCTGCCATGTGGGGCTGGGCCAGCTGCTGCGGCAGGAGGCCCAACGCAGTACCCGGCGGGGCCGGAAGATCCATGACATCATGCTGCAGGGGCTCCTGGTGCCTACGGTGAGAGCTCACAGGCtccggggggcagagggaagaagaaggggcaCATAAGAAGGAGTTTCCCTGGAAGCCCTGTAGAAGCAGATAGGCCCAGAAGGCCATGGCTCCTGGCCTGGCCACTGCCTTGGTGCCCTGGGTCTCCATGTCCTCAGCTGTAAAAAGGGGAGGCCAGCTGGACCCACAGCAGGAGTCTGTAGCCAGAGTTGGCTGACGTCATGCCTATCAAGCTCGTAGCAAAGTGCCCAAGACTTCACAAGCACTGGGGAAAGTTTGCTAGTACTCATTCctcttgtgaccttgggcatctGTATCACCGGCCCCTTCTGtacctgtttcctcacctgtaaaatgaaggtcACCCCCGTCCCCACCTGTAAGATGGTAGCAATAAGTAAACGAAGCCTCGCAAGGTTGGCACACGGTAGCCATTTGCCCAGTAGATGGGCTTCGTGCGTCAGAGTGGCCCCAGGGCACCAAGGAGGACCCGGAATCACGGGCCCCGGACAGGGCAGGTACCTGAAGTCCAGACCAGGGACGAGAACTTGACAATGTGGCTGTGTAGGTGAGGGAAACTGGGGTACTGAATCAGCCACCTCTTTCCTTCCCAGGGCATCATCCTAGACATGATCAGCAATGCCATGTTATCTCACCCGGAGAGCCGGGGCTTCCTCATCAATGGCTTCCCGCGGGAGCTGAGGCAGGCCAAGGAGTTCGAGCGCATTGTGAGTGACCCCGggctgtgtgagtgtgtggtgaGGTGTGAAACTacgcctccctccccacctgggatggagtccaggcGGGGTGGGCCTCAGGAGGGGAGGAGATGGCGAGGGGGTAAGGGCGTTTTATATGGTCAAGGGACAGCTGGAAGATTGCTGGAAGCTTCTAGAACCTGGGTGGATAGCTGGTGAGGTGGCCGGGACAAAGTcatattaataccttttttttttttaaagattttatttatttatttgacagacagagatcacaagtaggcagagaggcaggcagagggagagggagaagcaagctccccaccgagcagagagcccgatgagggtct from Mustela erminea isolate mMusErm1 chromosome 1, mMusErm1.Pri, whole genome shotgun sequence harbors:
- the LOC116570700 gene encoding adenylate kinase isoenzyme 1-like isoform X3; amino-acid sequence: MMGGPACGKGTQCKNMATKYGLCHVGLGQLLRQEAQRSTRRGRKIHDIMLQGLLVPTGIILDMISNAMLSHPESRGFLINGFPRELRQAKEFERIVGRAPDVVIVLDCSMETMVRRALRRGRLEHRADDCEPAIRQRLETYYTLCEPVLTFYQQKNLLCNILAEAAPENIFAKCCSVVESLQ
- the LOC116570700 gene encoding adenylate kinase isoenzyme 1-like isoform X2 produces the protein MGRDPPRAAGGMGLWTSKLPQKGRALRPQEKDILKYPLIIFMMGGPACGKGTQCKNMATKYGLCHVGLGQLLRQEAQRSTRRGRKIHDIMLQGLLVPTGIILDMISNAMLSHPESRGFLINGFPRELRQAKEFERIVGRAPDVVIVLDCSMETMVRRALRRGRLEHRADDCEPAIRQRLETYYTLYLGRSSSREHFCQVLLGR